The following coding sequences are from one Leptospira mayottensis 200901116 window:
- a CDS encoding helix-turn-helix domain-containing protein: MTEFHSIFDINTIGILDYESFLKLGMFYFHAFGVVIGFLLGFSKFFSSDGFSKSYGSVLQSAAFFLILNNGILIDQGTLRNEYKITFGSYYGLVLYSSLAVFVCFQYVLESLDNNPWIYCKRLLGIIPVAMLFSYFIPNLHFISFIDTLGFGISIFTFVWSLRKVLKSNKSILYFNLPFLSLLISICFVFDFLGTMFDKKDFFFIAEIIPGSAICYTIALERFFPSLFNKVTIPGINKDKEIELETIPKVKETKKYKYPSRDLLEGIDLEKVKTKLNHFLDSKGFIDEELRLPDFATDLGLTTHQASYYLNRYLNMSFTDFLQFHRINEVKVMMRINANYNLLNIALECGFNSASSFHRACVKVTGKSPRELKKEIFLNESSSLTIPQKSKTQSDSFKDVDS, translated from the coding sequence ATGACTGAATTCCATTCAATATTTGATATAAATACTATCGGAATTTTAGATTATGAGAGTTTTTTAAAATTGGGAATGTTCTATTTTCATGCTTTTGGGGTAGTGATCGGATTTTTATTAGGATTTTCTAAATTTTTTTCAAGTGATGGTTTTAGTAAATCCTACGGTTCCGTTTTACAATCCGCTGCGTTTTTTCTGATTTTAAATAACGGTATCCTGATCGATCAAGGAACTTTACGAAACGAATATAAAATCACATTCGGTTCTTATTATGGCTTAGTTCTTTATTCCAGCTTGGCTGTATTCGTTTGTTTCCAGTATGTATTAGAATCTTTAGATAATAATCCTTGGATTTATTGCAAACGACTTTTAGGGATCATTCCCGTTGCCATGTTATTTTCTTATTTCATTCCAAATCTTCACTTTATATCTTTTATAGACACTCTAGGATTTGGGATTTCTATTTTTACTTTTGTCTGGTCTTTGAGAAAGGTTTTAAAATCCAACAAATCTATTTTATATTTCAACCTCCCCTTTCTATCTCTTCTTATTTCTATTTGTTTTGTTTTTGATTTTTTAGGTACGATGTTTGATAAGAAGGATTTCTTTTTTATTGCGGAAATAATTCCTGGTTCCGCGATTTGCTACACGATTGCTTTAGAGCGCTTTTTTCCTTCTTTATTTAACAAGGTTACTATTCCTGGCATAAATAAAGACAAAGAAATTGAATTAGAAACAATTCCAAAGGTCAAAGAAACAAAAAAATATAAATATCCGTCTAGAGATTTGTTAGAAGGGATCGATTTAGAAAAAGTTAAAACTAAGCTGAATCATTTTTTAGATTCCAAGGGTTTTATAGACGAAGAACTTCGGCTCCCTGATTTTGCCACTGACTTAGGCCTCACTACTCATCAAGCTTCTTACTATTTGAATCGATATTTGAATATGAGTTTTACTGATTTCCTGCAATTCCATAGAATCAACGAAGTCAAAGTTATGATGCGTATAAACGCGAATTATAATCTTCTAAACATTGCTCTTGAATGCGGCTTCAATTCCGCCTCTTCGTTTCACAGAGCTTGTGTTAAGGTTACTGGTAAATCTCCTCGGGAGCTTAAAAAGGAAATTTTTTTAAACGAAAGTTCAAGTCTTACGATTCCACAAAAGTCAAAGACACAATCGGATTCTTTCAAAGACGTAGATTCTTAA
- a CDS encoding helix-turn-helix domain-containing protein, with translation MNFSIILKDLMSRKGWNQEDLAKAGEVKQPTVSRYLSGHTIPTLTFVVNLYKNEKIDPIIFVRDFELDPIDLGLRKSREEKESLTKEVTVFLRFLKNSPDALEIFWKIYKMDQSGRKSMNALAERIIEE, from the coding sequence ATGAATTTTAGCATAATTCTGAAAGATTTAATGAGTAGGAAAGGTTGGAATCAAGAGGACCTTGCTAAAGCAGGTGAAGTCAAACAACCGACAGTAAGTCGTTATTTGAGTGGGCATACGATTCCGACGCTAACTTTTGTAGTAAATCTTTATAAAAATGAAAAAATTGATCCTATAATTTTTGTTCGTGATTTCGAATTAGATCCGATTGATTTAGGATTAAGAAAATCACGGGAAGAGAAGGAAAGCTTGACTAAAGAAGTAACGGTGTTTCTACGATTTTTAAAAAATTCTCCAGACGCCTTGGAAATATTCTGGAAAATTTATAAAATGGATCAATCGGGTAGGAAATCCATGAACGCCTTGGCAGAAAGAATTATAGAGGAGTGA
- a CDS encoding DUF1016 N-terminal domain-containing protein, producing the protein MKRQDTESLAKEIASIFESIRENTYKGGNRFLLTGHLEIGGLLNREFNSYIMNEKSRQRMRTLTEKIGKVVKSNFSKRTLYYALKFYQAYHGKKLDFRLSWSHYRILSAVSNLTTRKKLEKEAGEKGWSRELLERYARESGYYGGLKSLKWNRPSGEIYHYKIVKNAFNRQERLRIDLGFRCYRELDLKGFKESEIVRLSFTKKTWSIDKGNSDCLLYHYLGILERVVDGDTFVAQMDLGFGLTARQKIRLLGINAPELNGPGGVEAFDSLKKKLKPGTGLLIRTHIQDKYGRYLGDVLYLPGKESDYETLRAKGIHLNEELSFEN; encoded by the coding sequence TTGAAACGCCAAGATACAGAAAGTTTAGCAAAAGAAATCGCTTCTATCTTCGAATCCATTAGGGAAAATACATACAAAGGTGGGAATCGCTTTCTATTAACGGGACATTTGGAAATCGGAGGTTTATTGAATCGAGAGTTTAATTCCTACATAATGAATGAGAAAAGTAGACAGAGAATGAGAACTCTTACTGAGAAGATAGGCAAGGTAGTAAAATCGAACTTTTCGAAGCGAACCCTTTATTATGCGCTTAAATTTTACCAAGCATATCATGGAAAGAAGTTGGATTTTCGTTTGAGCTGGAGTCATTACAGGATTTTATCGGCCGTTTCAAATCTAACGACAAGAAAGAAGTTAGAAAAAGAAGCGGGCGAAAAAGGTTGGAGCAGAGAGCTGTTAGAGCGATATGCTCGTGAAAGCGGTTATTACGGCGGTTTGAAGTCTTTAAAGTGGAATCGCCCGAGTGGAGAGATTTATCATTATAAAATTGTAAAGAATGCGTTTAACCGACAAGAAAGACTTCGTATCGATTTGGGTTTTCGTTGTTACCGCGAATTGGATCTTAAAGGTTTTAAGGAAAGCGAAATCGTGCGACTATCTTTTACAAAGAAAACCTGGAGTATTGACAAAGGGAATTCGGATTGTTTACTTTATCATTATCTTGGAATATTGGAAAGGGTCGTAGACGGAGATACTTTTGTCGCTCAAATGGACTTGGGTTTCGGTCTGACAGCCAGACAAAAGATTCGTTTACTTGGTATCAATGCTCCGGAATTGAACGGACCAGGTGGTGTTGAGGCTTTTGATTCTTTAAAGAAGAAACTAAAACCCGGAACCGGTCTTTTGATTAGAACGCACATACAAGATAAATATGGTCGTTATTTGGGGGATGTTTTGTATTTACCTGGCAAAGAATCGGACTATGAAACGTTACGCGCAAAAGGAATCCATTTGAATGAAGAACTTTCGTTCGAGAATTAA
- a CDS encoding toxin-antitoxin system YwqK family antitoxin, whose translation MKFRTILVFSFLFTVSLWGEPPRPSNVPKGAIYNEKYKNFILEEKEEPFLKRTEWNTLGVLESEVYSLEGLTDSTHYIDGRWYSRKQYYGFDIDKAKILPPREKPSSIPKESEFNFDFRKWELGETKEGKKEGVWKLWWPAGQEAGSVEYKNGVYEGKFHLIWENGKTKETCTYVFGKRDGEQLIYHESGNLNEKVKYIHGLEEGEWLKYFDTGDLQYRVTFIKGMGTMQERFENGKLKERKYYKNKKIVKHEKF comes from the coding sequence ATGAAATTCAGAACGATCTTAGTATTCAGTTTTCTTTTTACGGTTTCGTTATGGGGGGAACCTCCAAGACCTTCTAACGTTCCGAAAGGTGCGATATACAATGAGAAATATAAAAACTTTATATTAGAAGAAAAAGAGGAACCTTTTTTAAAAAGAACAGAATGGAACACCCTTGGTGTTCTTGAGAGTGAAGTTTATTCGTTAGAAGGACTTACGGATTCAACTCATTATATAGACGGTCGCTGGTATTCGAGAAAGCAATATTACGGCTTTGATATAGACAAAGCCAAAATACTTCCACCTCGTGAAAAGCCTTCTTCAATTCCGAAAGAATCCGAGTTTAACTTTGATTTTCGTAAATGGGAATTAGGTGAGACTAAAGAGGGAAAAAAAGAAGGTGTTTGGAAACTCTGGTGGCCTGCGGGTCAAGAAGCAGGGAGCGTTGAATACAAGAACGGAGTTTACGAAGGTAAGTTTCATCTCATTTGGGAAAATGGTAAGACGAAGGAGACCTGCACGTATGTTTTCGGGAAACGAGACGGGGAACAGTTGATTTACCATGAATCTGGTAATTTGAATGAAAAAGTAAAATATATCCACGGTTTAGAAGAAGGTGAATGGCTGAAATACTTTGATACTGGCGATTTGCAATACCGAGTCACTTTTATAAAAGGGATGGGAACAATGCAGGAGAGATTTGAAAACGGTAAACTAAAGGAAAGAAAGTATTACAAAAATAAGAAGATTGTCAAACACGAGAAGTTTTAA
- a CDS encoding LBL_2463 family protein — protein MSYNLLFNPPNKVCTKIEKNNLIQYLNCNYESNPNLVERAREFVQFQYSKLEYAGYDPGFDRQFDLNGFSQYFIALDENDEIIATSRIVSRGPFGLPIEYSYRSDTGKRTVIEDGNVAEMNSFAALSISVGIKVLILSAKYVLKQKFNSTYGLYDVERPAIGRLYNQFGAIESKLHSYKIYFPNYGKLTQGKIRPTEWAIQVSDISKIIAKISHM, from the coding sequence ATGTCATATAACTTATTATTTAACCCTCCTAATAAAGTTTGTACCAAAATTGAAAAAAATAATTTAATTCAATACTTAAACTGTAATTACGAATCAAATCCAAACCTGGTTGAGCGCGCACGGGAATTTGTTCAATTTCAGTATTCTAAATTAGAGTACGCCGGATACGACCCTGGCTTCGATCGTCAATTCGACCTTAATGGTTTTAGTCAGTATTTTATTGCTCTGGACGAAAATGATGAAATCATTGCGACTTCCCGAATCGTTTCTAGAGGTCCGTTTGGCCTACCGATTGAATATTCCTATCGAAGCGATACTGGAAAACGAACAGTTATCGAAGATGGAAATGTTGCTGAAATGAATTCATTTGCTGCTTTATCTATTTCGGTTGGAATAAAGGTACTTATTTTAAGTGCAAAGTATGTTTTGAAACAAAAATTTAATTCTACTTACGGATTGTATGATGTAGAAAGACCAGCTATCGGAAGGTTATATAATCAATTTGGTGCAATAGAATCCAAGCTTCATTCTTATAAAATTTACTTTCCAAACTATGGTAAACTTACACAAGGAAAAATTCGACCTACAGAATGGGCAATTCAAGTGTCAGATATATCTAAAATTATTGCAAAAATTAGTCATATGTGA
- a CDS encoding MORN repeat protein, translating to MKRIWKYFVRIVGVVVLSLILLVAGQLFYVRYFGFHCIQGNCRSGIGVKEFNHTRYSGEFKNYRLNGKGKAEYHSGCTYEGGFVNGYYDGYGIYSCWNMKPLEDRKKFIFEGYWIQGIANGPGTETTASGKQYSGIWENGRLCLKGNCKDGFGTVKFREQDGILTGNWTNGYLNGFGVETDSDGNIVYKGEFKNTHYHGKGTLYKNGKVFQRGEWAGGHFLDPEYRKWYEGNKKLMKEVEKRMIEEGIGVPP from the coding sequence ATGAAACGTATTTGGAAATATTTTGTGCGAATTGTTGGGGTTGTTGTACTTTCTCTGATCCTCCTAGTAGCGGGACAATTGTTCTATGTCAGATACTTTGGCTTTCATTGTATCCAAGGGAATTGCAGGAGTGGGATTGGGGTTAAGGAATTTAATCATACTCGATATTCTGGTGAGTTTAAGAATTACAGGTTGAATGGGAAAGGAAAAGCTGAATATCATTCTGGCTGTACATATGAAGGAGGTTTTGTAAACGGCTACTACGACGGATATGGGATCTATTCTTGTTGGAATATGAAACCATTGGAAGATAGAAAGAAATTTATATTCGAAGGCTATTGGATTCAAGGAATTGCAAACGGTCCAGGAACAGAAACTACTGCTTCCGGTAAACAATACTCAGGGATTTGGGAAAATGGTAGGCTCTGTTTGAAAGGGAATTGCAAGGATGGTTTTGGAACTGTTAAATTTAGAGAGCAAGATGGAATTCTTACAGGAAATTGGACGAATGGATATTTAAATGGTTTCGGAGTTGAGACGGATTCCGACGGTAATATCGTTTACAAAGGTGAATTTAAAAATACTCATTATCATGGTAAAGGGACTTTGTACAAGAATGGCAAAGTCTTTCAGCGTGGAGAATGGGCAGGGGGTCACTTTTTAGATCCTGAATATAGAAAATGGTATGAGGGTAATAAAAAATTAATGAAGGAAGTTGAGAAGCGGATGATAGAGGAAGGAATTGGTGTGCCCCCTTGA
- a CDS encoding DUF1016 N-terminal domain-containing protein translates to MNREKINQALNGILKVYEEIRSQSSLNKNTVVLEANREIGRILKDTEKDATNEERTSGSWMKAISFQLQKHLKKGFSERNLFYAQKFYEVYGKSELDHRLSWSHYRKLASIVDEKLREKLTQAAIQKGWSEKDLSIKVKESGQQRRSPELRWKRPEGLLWHYKIKESLTTNEICLLDLGFYCYYEIPQTQAGNKYKTDDILEIHKQGKSWNVKKTKIPKSSDLYFYFGEIERIIDGDTILVKLQLGFNVIARQRIRLHNVWSAELDTDEGASSFELLKKKLPSKTKIIVRSRSKDIYGRYVGDVLYLPKKAIKPEEILKDGIYLNEELSKIGGF, encoded by the coding sequence ATGAATCGGGAGAAAATCAATCAAGCGTTAAACGGAATCTTAAAGGTATACGAAGAAATCCGATCTCAGAGTTCTTTGAATAAAAACACTGTAGTTTTAGAAGCAAATCGAGAAATCGGGAGAATTTTAAAAGACACCGAGAAAGATGCGACAAATGAAGAACGAACGAGTGGCAGCTGGATGAAAGCAATTTCTTTTCAATTGCAGAAACATTTAAAAAAAGGATTTTCGGAAAGGAACCTCTTTTACGCTCAAAAGTTCTACGAAGTTTACGGAAAATCGGAATTGGATCATAGACTAAGCTGGAGCCATTATCGAAAATTGGCATCCATCGTTGATGAGAAACTGAGAGAGAAGTTGACACAAGCAGCCATACAAAAGGGATGGAGCGAAAAGGATCTATCTATTAAAGTCAAAGAAAGCGGACAACAAAGAAGATCTCCGGAATTAAGATGGAAACGCCCTGAGGGTTTGCTTTGGCATTACAAAATCAAAGAAAGCTTAACTACGAACGAAATTTGCCTACTTGATTTAGGTTTTTACTGTTACTACGAAATACCGCAAACTCAAGCCGGTAACAAATACAAAACCGACGATATTTTAGAGATCCACAAACAAGGTAAATCCTGGAATGTTAAGAAAACAAAGATCCCCAAATCATCGGATCTTTATTTCTACTTTGGGGAAATCGAACGCATCATTGACGGAGATACAATTCTTGTAAAGTTGCAGTTAGGTTTTAACGTAATTGCAAGACAGAGAATTCGATTACACAACGTGTGGTCGGCGGAATTGGATACGGATGAAGGCGCAAGCAGTTTTGAGTTGTTGAAAAAGAAATTACCTTCTAAAACAAAGATAATTGTAAGGAGCAGATCGAAAGACATCTACGGACGTTATGTAGGCGATGTTTTGTATTTACCCAAAAAGGCAATTAAACCGGAAGAGATCTTAAAGGATGGAATTTATTTAAACGAGGAACTTTCAAAGATTGGAGGCTTTTAG
- a CDS encoding histidine kinase N-terminal 7TM domain-containing protein has protein sequence METVYFLFFSSICNITIGFYVLLVIVRQRKKFLDFGILCILIGIWDVLFAVPFFYHSSTLFWTRVMTLPMIIGPLLLVRFIHSYVFSLKLPKICNFLIFLVYVLPISALSFSNIYISKAEIINSKLYFEAGLLYDYFVAGGVISLLYSIFVLFVGFKRRKGLDRVRLVYIAMGICVWFGFIAIFMFLFKILGLPEYNFVAPIGCSLATATWSIGIIKINLFEISEDAILEKRNSIVAHTNILILRKVDSQFYKKALISYRKNAIERIIQNFVDLQINSELTVEEIYSYLATKEKAITPL, from the coding sequence TTGGAAACAGTTTATTTTCTTTTTTTCTCATCTATCTGCAATATTACTATAGGGTTTTATGTTTTATTAGTTATCGTAAGACAAAGAAAAAAATTCTTAGATTTTGGAATTCTTTGCATTTTGATTGGAATATGGGATGTTTTATTTGCTGTCCCTTTTTTTTACCACTCTTCTACTCTCTTTTGGACGAGAGTGATGACTCTTCCAATGATTATAGGCCCACTACTTTTGGTTCGATTTATACATTCATACGTTTTCAGTTTAAAACTGCCAAAAATCTGTAATTTCCTTATTTTTTTAGTTTATGTTCTACCAATATCCGCTTTGAGTTTTTCTAACATTTACATTTCTAAAGCGGAAATTATAAATTCAAAATTATATTTCGAAGCTGGACTTTTATACGATTATTTTGTAGCAGGAGGAGTTATTAGTCTCCTTTATTCAATTTTTGTTCTGTTTGTAGGTTTCAAACGAAGAAAAGGGCTCGATAGAGTTAGACTAGTCTACATTGCAATGGGGATCTGTGTTTGGTTTGGTTTTATCGCTATTTTTATGTTCCTATTCAAAATACTTGGCCTACCGGAGTATAATTTTGTAGCACCAATCGGTTGTAGTTTAGCTACAGCCACTTGGTCAATTGGAATCATCAAAATAAATTTGTTCGAAATTTCTGAAGATGCAATCTTAGAAAAGAGAAATTCGATCGTCGCCCATACAAACATTCTAATACTAAGAAAAGTTGACTCGCAATTTTACAAAAAAGCATTGATAAGTTATAGAAAGAACGCAATCGAAAGAATCATTCAGAATTTTGTAGACCTTCAAATCAATTCGGAACTTACTGTGGAAGAAATTTACTCCTATTTAGCAACAAAGGAAAAGGCTATCACTCCTCTATAA
- a CDS encoding LIMLP_19325 family protein, protein MVFNYYQIMPLEISNSDLDEYEKYLGKSLNDEDREVILKFTGFRRVLTIRKKLKL, encoded by the coding sequence ATGGTATTTAATTATTATCAAATAATGCCCTTAGAAATTTCCAATTCCGATTTAGACGAGTATGAGAAATATTTAGGCAAATCATTAAACGACGAGGACAGAGAAGTAATATTGAAATTCACAGGCTTTCGTAGGGTTTTAACGATCAGAAAGAAATTAAAACTGTAG
- a CDS encoding Rpn family recombination-promoting nuclease/putative transposase — MNFLPLTSDWMFKTLFVKEPKLLISMLNSVIFTNQEHRIQELTILNPELTGPSAKDKRSYLDIRAKDETGRIFHVEIQVAHENSFVKRSLYYLSGLIRDQLKSGEGYSDLKAVYQVNIVDFNLIPSENYHSKFKFREESNPEITLTDELEIHYIELPKLTEEDHLRLLREGSDLYRWMYLFKHTSELTEEEMSILVDKTPDLSKAFTILEQYSNDPKKRKEIEEKLKSDRDYVYDLAARFEAGERQGIEKGEFKKALEAARKMLAEGIKLDVVLRVTGLTEKDLGDHGIR; from the coding sequence ATGAACTTTTTGCCTTTAACGTCGGATTGGATGTTTAAGACGTTGTTCGTGAAAGAACCGAAACTCCTGATATCGATGTTGAACAGCGTGATTTTTACGAATCAAGAACACAGGATCCAGGAGTTAACGATTCTAAATCCGGAGCTAACGGGTCCTTCAGCGAAGGACAAACGTTCGTATCTGGATATACGTGCCAAGGATGAGACTGGTAGAATCTTCCATGTTGAAATCCAAGTGGCGCACGAGAATTCGTTTGTAAAACGGAGCTTGTATTACCTTTCTGGACTAATTCGGGATCAATTGAAATCTGGGGAAGGCTATAGCGATTTGAAGGCGGTATATCAGGTGAATATAGTTGACTTTAATTTAATCCCGAGTGAGAATTATCACAGTAAGTTCAAATTTCGCGAAGAGAGTAACCCGGAAATTACTTTAACGGACGAATTGGAAATTCATTATATAGAGTTACCAAAGTTGACAGAAGAGGATCATTTGCGGTTGCTACGTGAAGGGAGCGATTTGTATCGTTGGATGTATTTGTTCAAACATACGTCGGAATTAACGGAGGAAGAGATGAGTATCTTAGTGGACAAGACGCCTGATCTGAGTAAAGCGTTTACGATCTTGGAACAATATTCGAATGATCCCAAGAAACGTAAAGAAATAGAAGAGAAACTCAAATCGGATCGGGACTATGTGTATGACTTAGCGGCTCGTTTTGAAGCTGGCGAACGCCAAGGAATCGAGAAAGGCGAGTTTAAAAAGGCTTTAGAAGCGGCTCGCAAGATGCTTGCGGAAGGGATCAAACTCGATGTGGTTCTGCGAGTCACCGGCCTAACGGAGAAGGACCTTGGAGATCACGGTATTCGTTGA
- a CDS encoding LBL_2463 family protein: MSTLISENSIKMISGIDPSRELARIKDFLRRSFDNAGYSDTPWRAFNYDEWSTWFYFEKESEILSVMRIVEKKPYNIIPLENAVIYNEAEKFPHRRYAVIEERVADWNSLAFVHTYDGWRAARETFKAVAKFCVQKQFSIIYGMYPRALKSIGLFYKKFGAHLSHRFYEDVYYPGLYLKGELCICSVVEIEKKTLQEIASKSS, translated from the coding sequence ATGTCTACATTGATTTCAGAAAACTCAATTAAAATGATTTCAGGAATTGATCCCAGTAGGGAGCTTGCTCGGATCAAAGATTTTTTGCGTCGGTCGTTTGACAACGCAGGATATAGTGACACGCCCTGGCGGGCATTCAATTATGATGAATGGTCCACTTGGTTTTATTTTGAAAAGGAAAGTGAGATTCTGTCAGTAATGCGTATAGTTGAAAAGAAGCCATATAACATAATTCCTTTGGAAAATGCAGTGATTTACAATGAAGCCGAAAAGTTCCCTCATAGACGTTATGCAGTTATTGAGGAGAGGGTCGCCGATTGGAATTCTTTAGCGTTTGTTCATACTTACGATGGTTGGCGAGCGGCCAGGGAAACATTTAAAGCTGTAGCTAAGTTTTGTGTTCAAAAGCAATTTTCAATAATCTATGGAATGTATCCGCGTGCGCTTAAAAGTATAGGCTTGTTTTATAAAAAATTTGGAGCACATCTTTCTCATCGATTCTATGAAGATGTTTACTATCCTGGACTATATTTGAAAGGAGAACTATGTATATGTTCTGTCGTAGAAATTGAAAAAAAAACTTTACAAGAGATTGCGTCAAAATCATCGTAA
- a CDS encoding helix-turn-helix domain-containing protein gives MIEFHSIFDMNTIGILDYENILKLGIIYFHAFGVVIGFLLGFSKLFSSDGFSKSYGSVLQSAAFFLILNNGILFDQGNLRTENKITFGFYYGVFLYSSLAVFVCFNSLLESLDNPWIYCKRLLGTIPATTLLSYLIPQLYFISFIDILGFGISIFTFVWSLKKVLKSNKSILYFNLPFLSFLISICFVFDFLGTMFDKKDFFFIAEIIPGSVICYTIVLERFFPFLFCKVALTNLYKEIELETIPISEIKEQKKYKYPHRDLLEGIDLNKVEIKLNHFLDSKGFIDEELRLPDFAIDLGLTTHQASYYLNRYLNMSFTDFLQFHRINEVKNMMRINANYNLLNIALECGFNSASSFHRACVKVTGKSPRELKREIQSDSFKNVGL, from the coding sequence ATGATCGAGTTCCATTCAATATTTGATATGAATACCATCGGAATTTTAGATTATGAGAATATTTTAAAATTGGGAATTATCTATTTTCATGCTTTTGGGGTAGTTATCGGATTTTTATTAGGATTTTCGAAACTTTTTTCGAGTGATGGTTTTAGTAAATCCTACGGTTCCGTTTTACAATCCGCCGCCTTTTTTCTGATTTTAAACAATGGAATTCTTTTCGACCAAGGAAACTTACGAACTGAAAACAAAATTACATTCGGATTTTATTACGGCGTTTTTCTTTATTCCAGCTTGGCTGTATTCGTCTGTTTCAACTCTTTATTAGAATCTTTAGATAATCCTTGGATTTATTGCAAAAGACTTTTAGGAACGATTCCTGCTACCACTCTACTCTCTTACTTGATTCCGCAACTTTACTTTATTTCATTCATCGACATTCTTGGGTTTGGGATTTCTATTTTTACTTTTGTTTGGTCTTTGAAAAAAGTTTTAAAATCCAATAAATCTATTTTATATTTTAACCTCCCCTTTTTATCGTTTTTAATTTCTATATGTTTTGTTTTTGATTTTTTAGGTACGATGTTTGATAAGAAGGATTTCTTTTTTATTGCGGAAATAATTCCTGGTTCCGTGATTTGCTACACGATTGTTTTAGAGCGCTTTTTTCCCTTTTTATTTTGTAAGGTTGCACTAACAAACTTATACAAAGAAATTGAATTAGAAACCATTCCAATTTCGGAGATCAAAGAACAAAAAAAATATAAATATCCGCATAGAGATTTGTTAGAAGGAATCGATTTAAACAAAGTCGAAATTAAACTGAACCATTTTTTAGATTCTAAAGGTTTTATAGACGAAGAACTGAGACTCCCGGATTTTGCAATTGATTTAGGCCTCACTACTCATCAGGCTTCTTACTATTTGAATCGATATTTGAATATGAGTTTTACTGATTTCCTGCAATTCCACAGAATCAACGAAGTGAAAAATATGATGCGTATAAACGCGAATTATAATCTCCTAAACATTGCTCTTGAATGCGGCTTCAATTCCGCCTCTTCGTTTCACAGAGCTTGTGTTAAGGTTACTGGTAAATCTCCTCGGGAGCTTAAAAGAGAAATTCAATCGGATTCTTTCAAAAATGTAGGTCTTTAA